From Cellulosimicrobium cellulans, the proteins below share one genomic window:
- a CDS encoding molybdopterin oxidoreductase family protein: protein MSLTPGAGPIPVTVAPRDFPTNRGGLCQKGWTSATVLRATDRITTPLLRGADGELRPASWDEALDVVTAGIARVQAGHGRDAVAIFGGGGLTNEKAYALGKFARTVLRTANIDYNGRFCMASAAAGANRAFGADRGFPFPLADLGGADAVLLLGSNLAETMPPSVQHLAGVRSRGGLVVVDPRRSATAALTGEPGDVVGQRASVPDDGRSPGRVVPPPGAGPVGDQGVHLQPVPGTDLVVLLALLHVVVTEGLADAAYLDGRTTGFDDVRRSVTAWWPERAETVCGVPAERLRHVARLLAAASPAHGGAGAYVLTGRGVEQSSQGTATVTAAINLALALGLPGRVGSGYGAITGQGNGQGGREHGQKADQLPGYRKIDDPAARAHVAGVWGVDPATIPGPGMPAVELLRSLGARPGPGGAGTTSAEDGRPRALLVHGSNVVVSAPDADRVTANLRALDLLVVCDLVPSETALLADVVLPVTQWAEEEGTMTSLEGRVIRRRRAVDAPGEARSELWILAELARRLGSSVSFPTDPAVVFDELARASAGGVADYSGLSHARLDADEDDGGPGLFWPVPSGASDAGQAGVPHPGTPRLFLDRFATPDGRARMVAVDHVGPSDDVRPDAPLYLVTGRVLQHYQSGAQTRRVPELDRLVPAPFVELHPVLGVRLGVGDGDRARLTTRRGAIEAVARWTDRIRPDTVFMPFHWSGEGSVNRVTTDATDPVSGMPEFKVCAVDVRRAPEVQEVGA, encoded by the coding sequence ATGTCCCTGACACCTGGCGCGGGACCGATCCCGGTCACCGTCGCCCCGCGCGACTTCCCGACCAACCGGGGCGGGCTGTGCCAGAAGGGCTGGACGAGCGCGACGGTCCTCCGCGCGACCGACCGGATCACGACCCCGCTGCTGCGCGGGGCCGACGGCGAGCTCCGCCCGGCGTCGTGGGACGAGGCGCTGGACGTCGTGACCGCAGGGATCGCGCGCGTCCAGGCCGGGCACGGCCGGGACGCGGTCGCGATCTTCGGCGGTGGCGGCCTGACGAACGAGAAGGCGTACGCGCTCGGCAAGTTCGCGCGCACCGTGCTGCGCACCGCGAACATCGACTACAACGGGCGCTTCTGCATGGCTTCGGCGGCGGCGGGCGCGAACCGCGCGTTCGGCGCCGACCGCGGGTTCCCGTTCCCCCTCGCCGACCTCGGCGGCGCGGACGCGGTGCTCCTGCTCGGCTCGAACCTCGCGGAGACCATGCCGCCGTCGGTCCAGCACCTCGCGGGCGTGCGCTCGCGCGGCGGGCTCGTCGTCGTGGACCCGCGCCGCAGCGCGACGGCGGCGCTCACGGGCGAGCCGGGGGACGTCGTCGGGCAACGCGCCAGCGTGCCCGACGACGGACGCTCGCCCGGTCGCGTGGTCCCGCCTCCGGGTGCGGGGCCGGTGGGCGACCAGGGCGTGCACCTCCAGCCCGTGCCCGGCACCGACCTCGTCGTGCTGCTCGCGCTGCTGCACGTCGTGGTCACGGAGGGGCTCGCGGACGCCGCGTACCTGGACGGGCGGACGACGGGGTTCGACGACGTCCGGCGCTCCGTCACGGCCTGGTGGCCCGAGCGCGCGGAGACGGTATGCGGGGTCCCGGCCGAGAGGCTGCGGCACGTCGCGCGGCTGCTCGCGGCCGCGTCGCCCGCCCACGGCGGCGCGGGCGCGTACGTGCTCACCGGGCGCGGCGTCGAGCAGTCGTCGCAGGGCACCGCGACGGTGACGGCGGCGATCAACCTCGCGCTCGCGCTCGGGCTGCCGGGCCGCGTCGGCTCCGGGTACGGCGCGATCACCGGCCAGGGGAACGGTCAGGGCGGGCGCGAGCACGGGCAGAAGGCCGACCAGCTCCCGGGCTACCGCAAGATCGACGACCCGGCGGCACGCGCGCACGTCGCGGGCGTCTGGGGCGTGGACCCGGCGACGATCCCCGGCCCGGGGATGCCCGCCGTCGAGCTGCTGCGCTCGCTCGGCGCCCGGCCAGGACCGGGCGGCGCGGGCACCACCTCCGCCGAGGACGGGCGCCCGCGCGCGCTGCTCGTGCACGGGTCGAACGTCGTGGTCAGCGCGCCGGACGCGGACCGGGTGACCGCGAACCTGCGCGCCCTCGACCTGCTCGTGGTGTGCGACCTCGTGCCGTCGGAGACGGCGCTCCTCGCCGACGTCGTGCTGCCCGTGACGCAGTGGGCCGAGGAGGAGGGCACCATGACGTCGCTCGAGGGGCGCGTCATCCGGCGCCGTCGTGCCGTCGACGCGCCCGGCGAGGCGCGCTCGGAGCTGTGGATCCTCGCGGAGCTCGCGCGTCGCCTGGGCTCGTCGGTCTCCTTCCCGACGGATCCCGCCGTCGTCTTCGACGAGCTCGCGCGCGCGTCCGCGGGCGGCGTGGCCGACTACTCGGGGTTGAGCCACGCGCGTCTCGACGCGGACGAGGACGACGGCGGTCCGGGGCTCTTCTGGCCCGTCCCGTCGGGCGCGTCCGACGCGGGGCAGGCCGGCGTGCCGCACCCGGGGACACCGCGGCTGTTCCTCGACCGGTTCGCGACCCCGGACGGGCGGGCGCGGATGGTCGCGGTCGACCACGTCGGGCCGAGCGACGACGTGCGCCCCGACGCCCCGCTCTACCTCGTCACCGGCCGCGTGCTGCAGCACTACCAGTCGGGCGCGCAGACACGCCGCGTGCCCGAGCTCGACCGGCTCGTGCCGGCGCCGTTCGTCGAGCTGCACCCGGTCCTGGGCGTGCGGCTCGGGGTCGGCGACGGCGACCGCGCCCGTCTCACGACACGCCGCGGCGCGATCGAGGCGGTCGCGCGGTGGACCGACCGGATCCGGCCGGACACCGTCTTCATGCCCTTCCACTGGAGCGGGGAGGGCAGCGTCAACCGCGTCACGACCGACGCGACCGACCCCGTCTCGGGCATGCCCGAGTTCAAGGTGTGCGCCGTGGACGTGCGGCGCGCGCCCGAGGTGCAGGAGGTGGGCGCATGA
- a CDS encoding FAD-dependent oxidoreductase, with protein sequence MTRVVVVGNGMVGSRFASDLVARCGASAGTAAVDVTVLGAEEYEPYNRVLLSEVVAGKVDVAAIGLPGTDDARVTVRRGTEAIAIDRTARRVVTGEGAHPYDVVVLATGAAARVPDLPGLRDLPGGLPRGAHALRTLDDAREIVAASLNARHAVVVGAGVLGLEVACGLARRGVAVSLVHGGGSVMDRQLDGAAGGVVARGLAGLGVRTWTRARTERVVVGAGSVRGVTLRVPDGGAPAGPPARPGGGAGAAVDATRLVELEADLLVLACGTVPEAGLARAAGLTVDRGVVVGPDLASPDDPQVFAIGDCAQPPEGGTGLIAQGWDQSRRLADHLAERLAVTIHRGDAGRPGAAQGAAPVRPRVRLGADAGRPSMAFRLAMNVVARPVGESPGPSAQDRPGGAARLARPGSTGRPRPAGPGNPGADERPRAGTDVVRVKAAGLEIVTMGVCGERRAPDPAHRSVTLSDPASGRHVEVVVADGLLVGATCVGAPEVGADLTATYTRRVPVPADPAHLLLRPVAQAPAPASSPTHMPDRTTVCTCNGVTKGDVVGCWHDGARSVDDVARATRATTGCGGCKDVVCGLVDWLAHADPDQPQAEATPARAGLGA encoded by the coding sequence ATGACGCGGGTCGTCGTGGTCGGCAACGGCATGGTCGGGTCGCGGTTCGCGAGCGACCTCGTGGCGCGGTGCGGGGCCTCTGCGGGGACGGCGGCCGTCGATGTCACCGTGCTCGGGGCCGAGGAGTACGAGCCGTACAACCGCGTGCTGCTCAGCGAGGTCGTGGCGGGCAAGGTCGACGTCGCGGCGATCGGGCTGCCCGGCACCGACGACGCGCGCGTGACCGTCCGGCGCGGCACCGAGGCCATCGCGATCGACCGCACCGCGCGCCGCGTCGTCACGGGCGAGGGCGCGCACCCGTACGACGTCGTCGTCCTCGCGACCGGTGCGGCCGCGCGGGTCCCCGACCTGCCGGGCCTGAGGGACCTCCCGGGCGGCCTGCCCCGCGGCGCGCACGCGCTGCGCACGCTCGACGACGCGCGCGAGATCGTCGCGGCGTCGCTCAACGCCCGGCACGCCGTGGTCGTCGGGGCGGGCGTGCTCGGGCTCGAGGTCGCGTGCGGGCTCGCACGTCGTGGCGTCGCGGTGAGCCTCGTGCACGGGGGCGGGAGCGTCATGGACCGCCAGCTCGACGGTGCTGCAGGCGGCGTCGTCGCGCGGGGCCTCGCGGGGCTCGGCGTGCGGACCTGGACCCGCGCGCGCACCGAGCGCGTCGTCGTCGGAGCGGGCTCCGTGCGCGGCGTGACGCTCCGCGTGCCCGACGGCGGGGCGCCCGCCGGCCCGCCGGCCCGCCCGGGTGGTGGCGCCGGGGCGGCGGTCGACGCGACGCGCCTTGTCGAGCTCGAGGCCGACCTGCTCGTGCTCGCGTGCGGCACCGTGCCCGAGGCCGGGCTCGCGCGCGCGGCGGGCCTCACGGTCGACCGGGGGGTCGTCGTCGGGCCCGACCTGGCGAGCCCCGACGACCCGCAGGTGTTCGCGATCGGCGACTGCGCGCAGCCGCCCGAGGGCGGCACCGGGCTGATCGCGCAGGGCTGGGACCAGTCGCGCCGGCTCGCGGACCACCTCGCGGAGCGGCTCGCGGTCACGATCCACCGGGGCGACGCCGGGAGGCCGGGCGCCGCGCAGGGGGCGGCGCCGGTCCGACCGCGAGTCCGCCTCGGGGCGGACGCCGGTCGGCCGAGCATGGCGTTCCGCCTCGCCATGAACGTCGTCGCACGCCCGGTCGGGGAGTCGCCCGGGCCGTCGGCGCAGGACCGTCCCGGGGGCGCCGCCCGCCTTGCGCGACCCGGGTCCACGGGTCGTCCGCGTCCTGCTGGGCCCGGGAACCCCGGTGCGGACGAGCGCCCGCGGGCCGGGACCGACGTCGTGCGCGTGAAGGCGGCGGGGCTGGAGATCGTGACGATGGGCGTGTGCGGCGAGCGCCGGGCGCCCGACCCCGCGCACCGCTCCGTGACGCTGAGCGACCCCGCGTCGGGTCGGCACGTCGAGGTCGTGGTCGCGGACGGGCTGCTCGTGGGCGCGACCTGCGTCGGCGCGCCCGAGGTGGGCGCCGACCTCACGGCGACGTACACCCGTCGGGTCCCGGTCCCCGCGGACCCCGCCCACCTGCTGCTGCGCCCGGTCGCGCAGGCCCCCGCGCCGGCGTCGTCCCCGACCCACATGCCCGACCGCACGACCGTCTGCACGTGCAACGGCGTGACCAAGGGCGACGTCGTCGGGTGCTGGCACGACGGCGCCCGCAGCGTGGACGACGTCGCGCGGGCCACGCGCGCGACGACGGGCTGCGGCGGCTGCAAGGACGTCGTGTGCGGGCTGGTCGACTGGCTCGCGCACGCCGACCCGGACCAGCCGCAGGCCGAGGCGACTCCGGCGCGCGCCGGCCTCGGCGCGTGA
- the nirB gene encoding nitrite reductase large subunit NirB, which yields MVAQRLVEALRARDTGGVWRVSLFAEEPRKPYDRVALTSYFSARDADELTLGDPALWDDPLVTLHRDCAVTSIDRDAKTVTDRLGRVHAYDELVLATGSNAARPPIPGNELPGVFVYRTIDDVAALRGWVEEKRRDATTEGGWERPVRGAVIGGGLLGLEAAGALKALGAQATVIQFGTHLMDAQIDLGGGEALKRLINGMGIAVRCSTGTKEMKVSRKTGHVGRLDFVDGGRLDVDVVVMATGVRPRDELARAAGLEVGERGGAVVDLACRTEDPHVWAIGEVACIEGRCIGLVAPGYAMAEVVADRLLGGEATFPGADTATKLKLQGVDVASFGDAFGRTEGAMELVWADPVAGVYKKLVLSDDARTLLGGVFVGDAAPYASLRPMLGTELPGDPGLFLLPEGSGGGAPSLELPDDATVCSCNNVSAGTIRGAVTEHGCTDLAGVKACTKAGTSCGSCLPLVKKITTTELARAGVEVSNALCEHFDLSRAQLFDAVRVADLHTFSEIVGRFGRVPEPVTDTQGAVLVRDAGRGCDICKPTIASILASLGNGHILDGEQATLQDTNDHVMANMQKDGTYSVVPRIPGGEITPDGLLVIGQVAKDFGLYTKITGGQRIDMFGARIEQLPHIWRRLVEHGFESGHAYGKSLRTVKSCVGSTWCRFGVQDSVGMAVELELRYRGLRSPHKIKLGVSGCARECAEARGKDVGVIATDKGWNVYVGGNGGFTPRHAQLLAEDLDDEALVRTIDRFLMYYVRTADRLQRTATWVEDYEGGLDAIREVIVEDSLGLGADLDAAMARHVGDYEDEWRAVLEDPEKLRRFGSFVNAPAEPDPDLAYVTERGQIRPATTDERAALEEARAAGLATVPAGPVVIAGTTLEVRR from the coding sequence ATGGTCGCGCAGCGGCTCGTCGAGGCGTTGCGCGCGCGCGACACCGGCGGCGTGTGGCGCGTCTCGCTCTTTGCCGAGGAGCCGCGCAAGCCCTACGACCGCGTCGCCCTGACGAGCTACTTCTCGGCCCGCGACGCCGACGAGCTCACGCTCGGCGACCCGGCGCTGTGGGACGACCCGCTGGTCACGCTGCACCGCGACTGCGCGGTGACGTCGATCGACCGCGACGCGAAGACCGTCACCGACCGGCTCGGGCGCGTGCACGCGTACGACGAGCTCGTCCTCGCGACCGGGTCGAACGCCGCGCGCCCCCCGATCCCCGGCAACGAGCTGCCCGGCGTGTTCGTCTACCGCACGATCGACGACGTCGCGGCGCTGCGGGGCTGGGTCGAGGAGAAGCGCCGCGACGCCACGACGGAGGGCGGCTGGGAGCGGCCCGTGCGCGGCGCCGTCATCGGCGGCGGGCTCCTGGGCCTGGAGGCCGCGGGCGCGCTCAAGGCGCTCGGCGCGCAGGCCACGGTCATCCAGTTCGGCACGCACCTGATGGACGCGCAGATCGACCTGGGCGGCGGCGAGGCGCTCAAGCGCCTCATCAACGGCATGGGCATCGCGGTGCGCTGCAGCACCGGGACCAAGGAGATGAAGGTCTCCCGCAAGACGGGCCACGTGGGCCGGCTGGACTTCGTCGACGGCGGGCGGCTCGACGTGGACGTCGTCGTCATGGCGACGGGCGTGCGGCCGCGCGACGAGCTCGCGCGTGCGGCGGGCCTGGAGGTCGGCGAGCGCGGCGGGGCGGTCGTGGACCTCGCGTGCCGCACCGAGGACCCGCACGTCTGGGCGATCGGCGAGGTCGCGTGCATCGAGGGTCGCTGCATCGGCCTCGTCGCCCCGGGCTACGCCATGGCGGAGGTCGTCGCGGACCGCCTGCTCGGCGGCGAGGCGACGTTCCCCGGCGCGGACACGGCGACCAAGCTCAAGCTCCAGGGGGTCGACGTCGCGAGCTTCGGCGACGCGTTCGGCCGCACCGAGGGCGCGATGGAGCTCGTGTGGGCGGACCCCGTCGCGGGCGTCTACAAGAAGCTCGTCCTGTCCGACGACGCGCGCACGCTTCTGGGCGGCGTGTTCGTGGGCGACGCGGCGCCGTACGCGTCGCTGCGGCCGATGCTGGGCACCGAGCTGCCGGGCGACCCGGGGCTGTTCCTGCTCCCCGAGGGGTCCGGGGGCGGGGCGCCGAGCCTCGAGCTGCCCGACGACGCCACGGTCTGCTCGTGCAACAACGTCAGCGCGGGCACGATCCGCGGCGCGGTGACGGAGCACGGGTGCACCGACCTCGCGGGCGTCAAGGCGTGCACCAAGGCCGGGACGAGCTGCGGGTCGTGCCTCCCGCTCGTCAAGAAGATCACGACGACCGAGCTCGCCCGGGCGGGCGTCGAGGTCTCGAACGCGCTGTGCGAGCACTTCGACCTCTCGCGCGCGCAGCTCTTCGACGCCGTGCGCGTCGCGGACCTGCACACGTTCAGCGAGATCGTGGGGCGGTTCGGTCGGGTTCCCGAACCGGTCACCGACACGCAGGGCGCCGTGCTCGTCCGTGACGCCGGGCGCGGCTGCGACATCTGCAAGCCCACGATCGCGTCGATCCTCGCGTCGCTCGGCAACGGGCACATCCTCGACGGCGAGCAGGCGACGCTGCAGGACACCAACGACCACGTCATGGCGAACATGCAGAAGGACGGCACGTACTCCGTCGTCCCGCGCATCCCCGGCGGCGAGATCACGCCCGACGGCCTGCTCGTCATCGGCCAGGTCGCCAAGGACTTCGGGCTCTACACGAAGATCACCGGCGGCCAGCGCATCGACATGTTCGGCGCGCGCATCGAGCAGCTCCCGCACATCTGGCGCCGGCTCGTCGAGCACGGGTTCGAGTCCGGGCACGCGTACGGCAAGTCGCTGCGCACGGTGAAGTCGTGCGTCGGGTCCACGTGGTGCCGGTTCGGCGTGCAGGACTCGGTCGGCATGGCCGTCGAGCTCGAGCTGCGCTACCGCGGGCTGCGCTCGCCGCACAAGATCAAGCTCGGGGTCTCCGGGTGCGCGCGCGAGTGCGCGGAGGCGCGCGGCAAGGACGTCGGCGTCATCGCGACGGACAAGGGCTGGAACGTGTACGTGGGCGGCAACGGCGGGTTCACGCCCCGGCACGCGCAGCTCCTCGCCGAGGACCTGGACGACGAGGCGCTCGTCCGCACCATCGACCGCTTCCTCATGTACTACGTCCGCACGGCGGACCGCCTGCAGCGCACGGCCACGTGGGTCGAGGACTACGAGGGTGGTCTCGACGCGATCCGCGAGGTGATCGTCGAGGACTCGCTCGGCCTCGGCGCGGACCTCGACGCCGCGATGGCCCGCCACGTCGGCGACTACGAGGACGAGTGGCGCGCGGTCCTGGAGGACCCGGAGAAGCTGCGCCGCTTCGGCTCGTTCGTCAACGCGCCCGCCGAGCCGGACCCCGACCTCGCGTACGTCACCGAGCGCGGCCAGATCCGGCCCGCGACGACGGACGAGCGCGCCGCCCTGGAGGAGGCCCGCGCCGCGGGTCTCGCCACCGTCCCCGCCGGCCCCGTGGTGATCGCCGGCACGACCCTGGAGGTCCGTCGATGA
- the nirD gene encoding nitrite reductase small subunit NirD — MSVVSAEQAGPVAAETTEWERVCLLRELLVERGAAALVGGVQVALFRLPDDTVRVVQQRDPYSGANVMSRGIVGTRGGVPTVAGPMYKQVFDLATGRCLEAAGYVPVQGLAPDLVTWPAEVRDGVVHVGARRPSAGVEATDGAA, encoded by the coding sequence ATGAGCGTCGTGTCAGCAGAGCAGGCCGGCCCGGTGGCGGCGGAGACCACGGAGTGGGAGCGCGTGTGCCTCCTGCGCGAGCTCCTCGTCGAGCGCGGTGCCGCCGCCCTCGTGGGCGGCGTGCAGGTCGCGCTGTTCCGCCTCCCGGACGACACGGTGCGCGTCGTGCAGCAGCGCGACCCGTACTCCGGCGCGAACGTCATGTCGCGCGGCATCGTCGGGACGCGCGGCGGCGTGCCCACGGTCGCGGGGCCCATGTACAAGCAGGTCTTCGACCTCGCGACCGGCCGCTGCCTCGAGGCCGCCGGGTACGTGCCCGTCCAGGGCCTCGCCCCGGACCTGGTGACGTGGCCCGCGGAGGTGCGCGACGGCGTCGTGCACGTGGGGGCCCGCCGCCCCTCCGCCGGCGTCGAGGCCACGGACGGTGCGGCGTGA
- the cobA gene encoding uroporphyrinogen-III C-methyltransferase, with translation MTTLLGLDLAGRTVLVAGGGPVAARRARAMADDGAHVRVVAPQVCEDLRDLVAASLGAGYLSSIRPRDDSDPALRGGGVTWAPREVRESDVADAWLVLAATDDSGTNRDVAAWAAARRTWCVNAGAAHEGTARTPATTHSGDVLVGVVTDVPPARLSADRRARERRAADGVADRRRDGGADPRRARAVRDAIAEHLRSGGADQRRHRPASGGLGSVTLVGGGPGAVDLLTVRGRRALAEADVVVADRLGPVDVLDELAPGVEVIDVGKTPGNHPVPQHEINAILVEQAQRGRRVVRLKGGDPFVYGRGGEEVIACREAGVPVDVVPGVSSALSVPALAGIPLTHRGTVAAFHVISGHDGLDDAALAGVRDRTATLVVLMGVSQLARITAQALGAGADPALPVAIVESGSTPRQRVTRAPLGEVVERAAQVGVRAPAIIVVGDVAAEGRLDPATVA, from the coding sequence GTGACCACGCTGCTCGGCCTCGACCTCGCCGGGCGCACGGTCCTGGTCGCGGGCGGTGGCCCCGTCGCGGCCCGCCGCGCCCGGGCGATGGCCGACGACGGCGCGCACGTCCGCGTCGTCGCGCCCCAGGTCTGCGAGGACCTGCGCGACCTCGTCGCCGCCTCGCTGGGTGCGGGGTATCTGTCGTCGATCCGTCCTCGGGACGACAGCGACCCCGCACTCCGCGGAGGGGGCGTCACCTGGGCGCCGCGCGAGGTGCGCGAGTCCGACGTCGCGGACGCGTGGCTCGTGCTCGCCGCCACCGACGACTCGGGGACCAACCGCGACGTCGCCGCGTGGGCCGCGGCCCGACGCACCTGGTGCGTCAACGCCGGAGCCGCGCACGAGGGCACCGCGCGCACCCCCGCGACGACCCACAGCGGTGACGTGCTCGTCGGGGTCGTCACGGACGTCCCCCCGGCGCGCCTGTCAGCAGACCGTCGCGCGCGGGAGCGACGAGCCGCTGACGGCGTTGCGGATCGGCGGCGCGACGGCGGTGCGGACCCGCGGCGCGCCCGCGCCGTCCGCGACGCGATCGCCGAGCACCTGCGCTCCGGTGGCGCCGACCAGCGGCGCCACCGCCCGGCGTCCGGCGGGCTCGGGAGCGTGACGCTCGTCGGTGGCGGACCGGGCGCCGTCGACCTGCTCACCGTCCGGGGGCGCCGGGCGCTCGCGGAGGCGGACGTCGTCGTCGCCGACCGGCTCGGACCGGTCGACGTGCTCGACGAGCTCGCGCCGGGCGTGGAGGTCATCGACGTCGGCAAGACGCCCGGGAACCACCCCGTCCCGCAGCACGAGATCAACGCGATCCTCGTGGAGCAGGCGCAGCGCGGGCGGCGGGTCGTGCGGCTCAAGGGCGGCGACCCGTTCGTCTACGGGCGCGGCGGCGAGGAGGTCATCGCGTGCCGGGAGGCAGGCGTCCCGGTGGACGTCGTGCCGGGCGTGTCGAGCGCGCTAAGCGTGCCGGCGCTCGCGGGCATCCCGCTCACGCACCGGGGGACGGTCGCCGCGTTCCACGTGATCAGCGGGCACGACGGCCTCGACGACGCCGCGCTCGCCGGGGTGCGCGACCGCACGGCTACGCTGGTGGTCCTCATGGGTGTCTCGCAGCTCGCACGCATCACGGCCCAGGCGCTCGGCGCCGGGGCCGACCCCGCGCTGCCCGTCGCGATCGTGGAGAGCGGCTCGACGCCGCGCCAGCGCGTCACGCGGGCCCCGCTCGGCGAGGTCGTGGAGCGCGCCGCCCAGGTCGGGGTCCGGGCCCCGGCGATCATCGTGGTGGGGGACGTCGCCGCCGAGGGACGGCTCGACCCGGCGACGGTCGCGTGA
- a CDS encoding uroporphyrinogen-III synthase, which translates to MAGCTVLVTADRRKSELAAALQRRGAEVRHAPALSMIPHADDEQLLAGTRDLVEHPPDVVVVTTGIGFRSWVEAADAHGLADRLLEVLADARIVARGPKARGAIQAAGLTADWVAESETSAEIADVLLGEGVAGLRIAVQHHGAGADGLDVVFAEAGAEVASLVVYRWGPPPDPEALRASVEAAAVGEIDAVVFTSAPGAEAWLSAAEEHGVGRLVVSRFQDGSMVAAAVGPITAKPLEHRGVTPLQPERGRLGALVRTLVAHYEQAETVALATVAGALQIRSRVAVLDGEVLPLSPSSLEVLRLLAARRGEVVTRDDVLDVLPGDSRDPHAAEVAVARLREATGRRDLVRTVVKRGYRLELA; encoded by the coding sequence ATGGCCGGCTGCACGGTGCTCGTCACCGCGGACCGCCGCAAGAGCGAGCTCGCCGCCGCCCTCCAGCGCCGGGGTGCCGAGGTCCGTCACGCGCCCGCGCTGAGCATGATCCCGCACGCCGACGACGAGCAGCTCCTCGCGGGGACGCGCGACCTCGTCGAGCACCCGCCGGACGTCGTCGTCGTCACCACCGGCATCGGCTTCCGCTCCTGGGTCGAGGCCGCCGACGCGCACGGCCTCGCCGACCGCCTGCTCGAGGTCCTCGCCGACGCGCGGATCGTCGCGCGCGGGCCCAAGGCGCGCGGCGCGATCCAGGCCGCCGGGCTCACGGCCGACTGGGTCGCCGAGTCCGAGACGTCGGCCGAGATCGCCGACGTGCTGCTCGGCGAGGGCGTCGCCGGGCTGCGCATCGCCGTCCAGCACCACGGCGCCGGGGCAGACGGCCTCGACGTCGTCTTCGCCGAGGCCGGTGCCGAGGTCGCGAGCCTCGTCGTCTACCGGTGGGGGCCGCCGCCCGACCCCGAGGCGCTGCGCGCGTCCGTCGAGGCCGCGGCGGTCGGCGAGATCGACGCCGTCGTGTTCACCTCCGCGCCCGGCGCCGAGGCGTGGCTGAGCGCGGCGGAGGAGCACGGTGTCGGGCGGCTCGTCGTGTCGCGGTTCCAGGACGGGTCCATGGTCGCGGCGGCCGTCGGGCCGATCACCGCGAAGCCGCTGGAGCACCGCGGGGTCACGCCGCTCCAGCCCGAGCGCGGGCGGCTCGGTGCCCTCGTGCGCACGCTCGTCGCGCACTACGAGCAGGCCGAGACCGTCGCGCTCGCGACCGTCGCCGGCGCGCTCCAGATCCGCTCGCGCGTTGCCGTGCTCGACGGCGAGGTGCTGCCCCTCTCGCCCAGCAGCCTCGAGGTGCTGCGCCTCCTCGCCGCGCGCCGCGGCGAGGTCGTCACGCGCGACGACGTGCTCGACGTCCTGCCCGGCGACTCGCGCGACCCCCACGCGGCCGAGGTCGCCGTGGCCCGCCTGCGCGAGGCGACCGGGCGGCGCGACCTCGTCAGGACCGTCGTCAAGCGCGGATACCGATTGGAGCTCGCATGA
- a CDS encoding sirohydrochlorin chelatase: MSAEILAFPSGAPSGPRASSDPGSRAADGGRPGAAPVLIGCSHGTSDLTGRDVIRALLEDVRAARPDLDVREAFVDVQQPEVADVVTSVVSPTAAVGDPHGSAAGVADGSAADGAQPGDAVVVPLLLSAGFHVSVDVAAAVEDRGPGSGRAAAGSPLGPDPRLADLLAERLAEAGVRPGDAVVLAAAGSSRPGAARDVEELAARLRERVPHPVTVGYGAMAQPSVPDAVATARADLAPGGRVVVAAYLLAPGFFYDRVLEAGGDVVTAPLAPDPRLTAIVLDRYAAAASTLAR; encoded by the coding sequence ATGAGCGCGGAGATCCTGGCCTTTCCTTCGGGGGCGCCGTCCGGCCCGAGGGCGTCGTCCGACCCCGGTTCGAGGGCTGCGGACGGCGGGAGGCCCGGCGCCGCGCCCGTGCTGATCGGCTGCTCGCACGGCACGAGCGACCTCACGGGGCGCGACGTGATCCGCGCGCTCCTCGAGGACGTGCGCGCCGCGCGCCCCGACCTCGACGTCCGCGAGGCGTTCGTCGACGTGCAGCAACCCGAGGTCGCGGACGTCGTGACGTCGGTCGTCTCCCCGACCGCGGCCGTAGGCGACCCGCACGGTTCCGCGGCGGGCGTCGCGGACGGCTCCGCGGCGGACGGCGCGCAGCCGGGCGACGCGGTCGTCGTGCCGCTCCTGCTGTCCGCCGGGTTCCACGTGAGCGTCGACGTCGCGGCGGCGGTCGAGGACCGCGGCCCCGGCAGCGGTCGTGCGGCGGCGGGTTCGCCGCTGGGTCCCGACCCGCGGCTCGCCGACCTCCTCGCCGAGCGGCTCGCCGAGGCCGGCGTGCGCCCGGGCGACGCCGTCGTGCTCGCCGCCGCGGGGTCCAGCCGCCCCGGCGCCGCGCGCGACGTCGAGGAGCTCGCCGCCCGGCTCCGCGAGCGCGTCCCCCACCCCGTCACGGTGGGCTACGGCGCCATGGCGCAGCCCTCCGTGCCCGACGCCGTCGCCACCGCCCGCGCCGACCTCGCCCCCGGCGGGCGCGTCGTCGTCGCGGCCTACCTGCTCGCGCCGGGCTTCTTCTACGACCGCGTCCTCGAGGCGGGCGGCGACGTCGTCACCGCCCCGCTCGCGCCCGACCCCCGCCTCACGGCGATCGTCCTCGACCGCTACGCCGCCGCCGCGTCCACCCTCGCCCGCTGA